The genomic window TAAGCAATTTATTGTATTGGTGAATGACCTGTATCATTAAATGAAGAAAGGGATTTTAAAGTAACTGTTCTCGatatttatatgaaaaagaaaaagctggagaCCTTAGGAGTGCAAGCTGAAATAAGAATTCTTGTAAAGGTACATCaatacagtaattttttcttGTACAAAAAATGTGAGCTGGATAAATCCATggcagaaattaagaaattatCAGCCACTGCATACACTAGGTGTCAGCAAAGAGAAGGGAATGATTCAGTCTACTCTGGAACTGCAGTATCTGCTAGGGTGATCTCATCCTGGGATTctaacatttaaaatgtaaattaaaaaaaccagcaaacaaaaaaaccaacaaacaccaccccccaaCCTTCCCTAATAAAACCCTTCCAGTTTTGGAACGTGGCCTTTGCAACTGCTGACTGCAGGTTTGCTGTAAGGCTTCCCAGGTACTTCAGGGAAAGTTCTGAAAGTATTCTAACCCTGTGTCTCTTGCAGTAAGGTCTCCGTAGTTCTGCTATAATTGGAGATTTGCCAATTCTTAGGCCTCAGGTAGCCATCACTTTATTGTGCTGATGTCACCTGGTTTTCTAGGCCTGCCTAGCAATGTTTACCTGGGAAGCATTTAAAAGGAGTTGTGTGTGCGCAGCCCTTTTCTCATGCCCTCACTGTATGAGAGGAAGGATCACTGAGTTTGGTTCCCTGTGCTTTCTCATCTGTCTTTCCAAAACAGACAGTCTTGGAGTGCTCAAGAGGAAAGGCAGTTTCTCAGCTGTTCAGTTTTTTGTGGCTCCATTTTTTTGCGGCTCCATTTTTTTGCAACCACTTACTTTGAAAGCACTTGTAGTTTCTTTGGAGACAGATGTTTTCGGGCTATGTGGGACCTGTGCTCTCTACCTCCCATAATGGTCGCTGAGCCCCAGCACTCGGGACTGTGCCTCGCTATTAAGCTTGCCGGGTAAACATAGTCACAAGATGAGGAGGCTTTAGCTTTTTTCTCATCTTGAATAATTTTGCCACTTTTAGACTAGTACAGAGTTaatgtctctgcttttctgttttggaaaactgTGACCATGTTTGTCTGGTATGAGAGAAAACCCGCTATTTGAAGCAGTCACTTCTGAAGAGTGGCGCAGTTCTGTAAGCTGGCCTGTTCCTATGGGTTGGTCACAGTATCTTTCAGGCATGATTTTTTTGAGAATATCTGAAATTCAAAtaccatttttcctttcttcaggttCCTTTGTCTCATTGATTATTACGAATCTCAAATTAGTCAAATGAAAAAGGAACTAAGGTAGGTCTCATCTAATGCTTTATGGTTCTACTGTTCAAAATTTTCTTACTCCTTACTGTTCTTAAATCTTACAATGGTAAATATTCTGTGTTCCAGACGTCACTAGCATGTAAGAAACAGCAAAGGATTGTAATGGTCATGGAAGTTTGGATTCATCCACGGAATAACTGTCAGTCAGGCTAAGCAGCTGCTCAGTCAGGAGGCCAGGACAGCTAGAAAGTTGGGGGTATTTAGATACTTGAGCAataagtcttcttttttttttttctttctttttttttttcttgctttcctcttttgCCATGGTTCACAGGCAGAATTACTGCAGTAGCTGTGCTCAGGCAACTGATCTCCCTAAACAAAAGGAACACCAGCTTTTCAGCTCTATCGCTGTGCCTGCATGGTGCAAAGCAACAAGCAGATACCTGAGACATTCCTATAATTTGAGATTATTATCTTGAAAACTGAAATGGGATTTGCTTGTACTGGAATTTCTCTTGAGGATAAGTGCACTTAATTAGTATATGAAACAGCTTCCCAGAAATAATGGAGAAGAGCAGAGGATCTCAGGGCAGAATTTCTATTTACTTTGCAGTTTATGGAAACATTATGATCATGCATAACTTCTAACTAATCCAACTTAGGTCTTTTAGGTAATCGAATTACAGTAAgctgaaacaatttatttttcccaATAGGCAATATAAAAAAGATGAAGACCAGGTACAAAGAGAAGTAAAAAGCAAGGAAGAATTCTTAAATCTAGATGCTACTCCTAATTATAGAGCGCTGCTTACGGTATGGAACTGCTAAGAATAAGTCAGTGCAGATCTCTAAATGGTAACCCTTCAAGAGCCATGTAGAAACATATATGTGCTTGATTTCTATCCCCTTGTTCTTAACATGTCGTCTTAACTTGTCAACTCTCCGGGCAGGGTTCGCTGTCTTTATGCAAAGATTCAGTACTATGTTGTGAAGTTGTCTTTGCTGGGGACTGCATAGACCTCCTTAATCACAGCTTCTCCACCTGTAGTCTAATGCAGCAGGCGCTTGATCTTTGTCTACTATAATTCGTCATCCACGCTGTCTTGCTATGTAGGCAAATGGGAACCCTTCTTAACACATACTTTAAAAGTGTTCAAGCTTATTGATGATGGAATgagtgaaataaaagaaataacacAGTCTATGTTGCAGTCTTTCCAGAAACAACTTGTTGAAACAAAAGCCAGGAATGAACAGCTTTTACTTGAAAATATAAATCTCAAGAAAGATTTGGAAATAAGGTGAGAAAGGATAAGTATCATTCTTTGTAAGGGCACTTTGGTAGACTTTGCTTTACAAAGAAACTGAAAGTACCAGCAATTGTAAAAGTATAGTATAAAATCTGCCTTTAAGAGTGATGCATAGAAGTAAGTTATGGCAGCAACAGTCAGCCTTCCTTCCCTACGCTGTTAATAACAACAACTGCTAATGGTTATTTGTCTGTTTATTGCTGTTGCCACATAGAAATGTTGCAGAATTTCATTTCCAGAATGATGTTGCGGCACTGGCAAAGCTTTCTTACTCCTTTGCTTGGCTGAGTTTTATAGATACCTTCAAATGCAAGACATATAATGTGgtactttttctttctaacagacCAACTGCACAGGAATTGAAACTTTACAAGCACCAAGTGAAGAAACTAGagaaagctttaaagaaaactatCCAGTAAGTATATTTCTTCAGTAACTTGCATGAATCCTCTGAACTTCTTAAGGCAAAGCTACATTACAGGTTGCAGAGTATATAGTAGCTTACAAACCATGTACTTTATCACTGTTCCTCAGAGCCTGGTTTTGGGCAGCAAATGCTACTCTATCTCTGAAGACACCCTGTGAATCTCTGAAATGATGGCATGGTCTCCAAATGGGGGCACAGCAGTCTGtcttctttatttcattttgtctttctgGATTTGATTTGAGTGCTATCGCAGGCAACATGGACAGGACCAAACTGTGTTGTTTGCTGCTTCCGTGAGCATAAAGAAAGCTACTGGTTACGTTATGGGTTTATGAATGAGAAAGTATGAGTTGGCAAAATGTTGACACTACTGAAGTTATGTCCCTATTATTCTTAGAAATtgacttaggtttttttctgaaacattgcCAAGAAAATACATTGAAGGTATTAGAGATTCAGTATTGACAAAGTATTTTTATCTGTAATTTCACTTCAtcatttgtgcatgtgtatactGAATGCTAAATATTTTATAGCCTGAGAAAGACATCacttaaactttaaaaatgttcagtTCTTCATTTGACCTTGTGTATATTTAAATGGTCTTTTCTCTCATGCAGTGGATATGATGTAGATggtagttttagagaaagtaatcTTAGATTTGACAAGAAGGGTAGCGAGCTATATATAGTAAGGCAGGAAAGATGTTCAAGCAGAAGTAGATAAAGACTGCGAGCATGGAATTTGACCCTTTTGAGTAAAATTCTGGATTTTAAGTCTTCAGCCGTGGTAGAACCTCTGGTAACAGAGCAACTGTACATCTGGTGGTGTCCCTTCTAAATTAGCATGCAGTTTGGAATAACCTCAACCTGAAGACTTGAGATAAATTAATGATATTTATGTGAGGTATTACATTCTTCAGCTAGTTCAGTTTGATGGAATTCTATTGGCAGGCATCAAAAAATGGAGATTTTACTTCGTAGGTGTAAGTATATATGCTGCATACCTGGTTCTTTAGTCAAGTTGAAAGTAGTATCTCCTGGTAAGGCTACTTGTGTAACCCACTGTATGTATTTGGCATGTAGATCTTCGGGGAGTAGTAAcggagaaagaacagaagaaaagaaagaacctGAGAGTACCGCAGGAGTAGATCAGCTGCAGGCAGTTTGCCAGCAATACTTACAGGTATGCAAATTTTATCTGTACTCTGTGTATCTAGCACTGTTACAGTGAAATATAATACATGAGTTTTGTTTAGCTATGTAAACTGAAGTATGCTATTTTGAATCTAAGAGTTCACATGAAGTCCTCTACACAAGATGCGTAATGTTCTGAATTTGGCAGTTAACGTAGGCTTGTTCTTAATTGTTCTATCTTAGTGTAAACTACCTGAAATACAGCGAGGAAGCAGAGACTGGGTTGGCAAATGTCAAATCAATGATTTAGCTAAAGTCTTTTCAGGACAGGGGATTTGTTAAAGGTCTTGGGCAAAACAGATCCTTATGTTACGGTTTTAAACATGCCTGAGAAGATagtggcttttatttttccttgaattaaaaaaaaaaaaaaaaaaaaaaaaaagcaaatataataaAACTTAGCAAAATGTAAACTGTGGAAGTAACAATGCCTCAAGTGGATAAATGTTAAATAACCCTCAAAGGGAAGTATATCTGCATTACTTTTACGTATCTTCTAGCTAGTATGTTTTTAAATCTTTGAATCTATTGCATATTGAATGCATCTGTAAAATTCATCGATAGTAACTTATTGGAGCTATTTATGATGTAGTGTTTAGACAATCATGACAGTGGTGGAGAGGGATTTTATTATAAAATGTCATGTATATCTGAGCAATAACACTTGTTATTTGGTGTTGAAGGTTTTGTCCCATATTGATTCTATTTTGCGAAGTCCAAGAGCTCCTCCATTAATATACAGGCGCAGTAAAGGGCCAGTGCAAAATTATATTAAGGAGAACGGACAGGAATGTGGATTTGAGCACCTTCCACTTACTATAGAAATGTGGGCAGATCAGCTAATGGCCCTAAAGGTAATGCGTTATTGTACTTGGCTTTACATTCCTCCTTTAAACTGCTGACCACCCCTCGGTCTCTCCCTGCATGTAGGGTTTTTTACTGCCTGTAGCTTTTGTTATTGCCTGACTTTggtgttaaattttaaaaataattctgctgtCCATTTATATAGCACTTTAAAACCATAGTAAAGTGAAAAATGTGCAGTGTGCCTACAGGCCAGAGATGTTCCTCTGTGTGTATCATCTAAATGTTTTTGTTCACTGGCTGAGTCCCTAAGAAGACACTTAAACTTCAGAGTCTGTGTACTTCACGCTTTAATGACGATgcattctctttcttccttttgtcttgcCAGAACAGTAACTTTTTGATCTAAATACAAGTGGagtaattttgtttaaaaccaaactCTCTGTGACCAACACTTCTTATTTTACTGAAACTATAATATATGAAGTACTTCAGACTATCAGTGTTCTTTTTAAATCGGAAGAATGTAAGCAAGATACTGTGCTTAAATTCCATGAAAACTAAAACCTTAATGTCTCCATTACTGGAATGTTTTTGcatatgagaaacagaaaatctcCTCATCTCTAGAATAAAAACAACTTTAAGAAGTTACTATAAAATAAGTTGTGTCCCCTCCCTTCTTTTAAAAGGATTTGCATAGGTCCTTAAGAAAACTGTGTCTGGAATTGGTGCCCTGCCACACTGCAGATCCACAGGATAACAGAGAATCCATACGAGTTGAAGACCTCCAGTTCATAGTAGATGCAATTttggaagaaatagaaaataaggaaaaggtaATTCTTACCAGGCGTTTATAATCACAAGTTATTGTGGAATTGTTAAATGCATTCTTCACACAGTGATTAGATTTGTGCATTTGAAAGCCTTGCGGGTTTTCAGAAATAGCTGTTTGAAGACATTCAATAGTCCAAGACTACTTTAATTTAATGGATAAATTCACCTTGGGGAAGACTGCTTTAATCAAAGTCATTTGACCAACGATGAATTTGCATTGCCCTGTAGTCTCAGGTATTATCCTGTTCTGTCTGTTTCTCAGTCAGCATTGAGAATACATAAACGTACTTACTAAGCAACAGAGAAGAAAGCTTTCAAAAGAGTATTTTGGTTTGCTGGATATTTGTGTCTGAAAACTCTCTTTAAAATATCTCTTCAGATTTAAGAATATTTGAAAGGCTGTGATTTAATAAGGGAAGTTACACCTGTTTTTCTTCATAGACTAGTTTTAAGAATGTTTCACAGTTTAAAAGAATCCTTGCTTTGTTAAGCAATAACGTTGACGAATTATTCTTTCTGCTTGCTACAGAACAGCCAGACACCGTCCTTACCAACCCTGTTTGCAATAGTCTCTCACTTCCAGAAGCTGTTCGATGTGAATTCTCTGAATGGCGTTTATCCACGAATGAATGAGGTTTACACAAAGCTTGGGGAAATGACCAACGCTATGAGAAATCTCCATGAGCTCCTGGAACTAGGTAAAGACTTACCACCTAGCATTTGTTCAGACCGTCTCCAAAAGGAGAACATGACAAGTGAAAGGCTGATCTCTTCATAGAAAATATTGTGAGCTGCTGAGAAATGAGTAAACTAGGTATATTCTGCGAAGATAAAAATAGATTGCTGTCAAGTGGCAGTTTAAATAGCAAAACCCCATTATTTGTAAGCCTTTAGCAGTTGCTGAGGAATACCAGGGAGGCAGAAGAAAGGAATAGCAGATgaaattgaatttttaatatttttggggttggtttgttttttttttttccccacaaagctTTGTTCCCTGTGAGCTGACTTCATAATTCTTCTTGACCATCTTTCATTCTTTACTTGAAAGATAAcaagtttaagaaaaaataactcaACCTCTGCTGTAGATTTCTACTCAGTAATTCATTCAATTGTAATTATGTCCAGTCCTCAGGAACTTCCTTCTTATGGTGCTAAACTTAAAAATTATGAAGTTGTTGAATGACAAAAACTAAATGCCAGCACTCGAAGGCATACTTAGTTACTTCCCAGTACCCGTTCTCTTCTGGTTTGTCCTTCTGGagaacagcagctgctgctgctcttgggtTTATAGGTTTGGCTGTGCTGTAGGGCGTACAGCTGGAGAGCAAGGCTCCTGGGCTACTGGGGTCTTCTGAGCCTCATCTGAGGAGGGAAACAGCCTTCCTGCCTGTAGCCAGCGCAGGAGAGGAGGAAGCCTCCTGCCTCCCTAATAATTGCAAACCAATGGAGCTCAGAGGGTGCCTTCTCCAAGCCTAGTTCTTCTGAAACTGAGGGAGAAAAGGACAAGGAGCCTATTGCCTTCAGTCGCAGCAGTCAAAGCAGGTAAGATCCAATACCAAAACAAGTTCTGGCTGGTTAACAGCGTTTGTATTGAGCAGGTTCTTTGTTGGCCTAGCCCCTATACTGTGCTTCTGCTGTGTTACAGGAACCTAATGAATAACCCTCTCTCTACATATAATTTCAGTTGGCTGATTTCCACTGATATTGTAGGGTGCACTTTAGTACCATCTCTGCTGTGAAAATGCATAGCTCTGACAAATTTTTTTAGCCACTAAAGGATTAGTGAGAGATTCAGCATTCCTAGCTAACAGTAGTTTATTTCTGACCATAGgcactttgttttctgtgaatgatGGAACTTTTATGTGTAGATATGTGAAAACTGAATAAAATCTGGCCACCTGCAAGAATTGGATTGTGTCTAAAATACTTTCCTGTTATTACTGTTACAAGAAACATGAAGTGCTTGTTTTTCTACAGACAGTTCAGCTCCACCCACTGTGGTAGTAGATACTGTTGGGAAACTGTGTGACATCATTAATGAGAACATGACGGAGCAGGTACAGCAGCTTCTGGGGACCCAAGACATCCACAGGTACATGGGGCTGTTCCACGGGTGACCATTCCTCAAACATGAAATTTAGTAATTGAGAGAACTGACTAAAACTGCTACTGAAAGAAACTTTAATTATTTGTCACAAAGTCAGTGAGCTGTGGTAGTAAAGGAGCTACTACTATCCTACAGGAAACAGATCTGGAATACTTCCAAAAGTATAAAGCTGGCCAGAAGTTTCCAAAACACTGTCTTGGTTTGCGTGGATAAGGTGATCAAATAAGCCTTAGCAGGATGTGTGTTTCATAAGGAGACCAAGCAAACACTGCAcgtgggtggggaggagaaagtgTTGCAAGGTTTCAGCTGTAATATGGAAGTGTATTAGTTGCTAAGAGAAGGTATGCCTCAGTCTGCCTACAAATAGTTTGGGAACTGGACAAATCTTGTTCTACCTTCAACAGATAAAACACATACACTTGGTAGCAGACCATAAGAGCTTTTGCTCTGCAAACATACTAAAAATTAATTGCAGCAGGCAGCAAGTAAGTCTGACACATGCTGAGTTAACAATACTAACTCCCTCAACCTTTCTGCACTCACTCACAGTTTTAACTAGAGAATAGCTGCTTATAAAACATTCCTTGCTCCATCTCTGAGGCAGTTATATCAGCCACCCTCTGGCAGTATATTTAGCATACATAGACTAATGTTCCAGTCCAAAAATTACCTTGTGCCACctaaggaagaaaggaaggatgtATATAGGGCATAAATAGTAAAACTAGATATTCTCTTTTGACAGCTAACACTTGTTGGCTGCAGGTTTCAGAACCTGAGGAACACATTTTTGGTGTAGATGGTTTTATATACTACTAACAGTGTTTTCTCACTTGCACATTTCAGTATAATCAGTAAGCTAGAAGAACATGAGTGCTTCTTTCCACCATTTCAAGCTCTCATTCAAGATTTGCTCTGTCTTCTAGGTGAGTAATATTTGCAACAGTTGTAATTATCTTCAAGCCAGCACTTCTTCCTAAAACTTTAAATAGCTTAACATGTGTTTTGTTTATTCCTGGTGTGCTAACACACAAGGAGGATGTGAGGGAAGGTGCTAACTTTTGCCTcactctcctcttcttcccatcttccctccgtgacaaaaatacttttgttttcattGAACATGGGATTGCGTACATTCAATCATATTACTCATAAGCTAAATAGTTTTTTCCAACAGCGTTAAAAGGTGTGAGGAGCTTATTTTATTCACTAGCTGTATTTCTAACATTTAAGTTAGAATTTTGGCTGAACTTCAAGATGTTTTAGGTACAAACGCCTTAaccattttgcttttcattctgtttcagaGATCAGTAACCTGGATGATATTTTACCTACTGTGCAAAATTTGAAATTGGTAGCTAGTTAAGAGTTACTCTGGTCTTTTCTAGCAAGATTTTTCTTACCTGTGAATGTACCTGTTGATGTGTATGACATTACAGCTACCTCTGACCTCTGTTACCCTAACCAACAGTTTCAGATTTTTTGACATCAATAAAGGCTGctgccttttttcatttttcttaatttttgtttcatgGTTGATTTAAGAAAAACTTACTGTAACTGCTATTACCTGGTCTACTCAATTCCAGAGAGAGAACCAATAGACTCTATATCAGTCTAGGAAACTGAGCCCAGCACAAAGGCAGACATATTATAACCACTAAGCATTTTGAATGTTGCTGACCCAGTAAGTACGAGAAAAAGGTGCTCTAGCTGCTTTAGCCATAACACATTCATCATTTGCCTATCTTGGTTTTCTGGAGAGCCTATTTCAAAATGTTGTTTACATTTTCAGATCAGTTGGAGATGCAAGCAAGTTGTTATTTAGTAAGTATTTGTTCTGGTTATGGACCAAGGCAGACTAATTTAATCTtgataaaaaatatttgaaacttaCTTCAGGAGGTGGTTTATGGATTTGAATTTACCATGGTCATATTTCAAAAGTCAGTTTTAGAAAGGCATAGATCAAGTTTCTTATGCAAGACAGTTAGAAGTTTATTGTACAGAAACAAGTACACCAagcttccaaaaatattttggtatattTTGCTCCAATATTAATAAAGCTTAGTTTACAAAACTCTGCTGTTCCTCAGGCAGAATGCTTTTACTATCAAGGTTTACAAGATTTTGAAATGTACTGTAACAAAGAACAAACTATGTTAAGGCGTCACAAACTAAAACCTTAATGACATCTTGGTAAATTGATCTCCCTCCTTTTGGAAGCTGATTATATACATACCTGCAGCCACAGTCTGCTAAGATACTTTTGAACAGTGGACTATAAATTTCTTAGTTTCTCAAAAAAACAATTGCTATCTATTAGAGTCTTAAACAGTTTCTTTCAACACGTTCTGTAGCCCTACAGCTGAAGAATgctgtttaaaaatttatttttttaaaagtacaatgaTTTCATGTTAAAACAACATGAATAGGATCCTAGGGAAATGAGACTGCCAAGCAGAGTAATGACACTTAGCTGACAGTCTAAAACATCTCCAGGTTCAACACTTCCTTAAGAGAGTATTCATACTTCAGGGTCCTTTGGCGGATATGATAGGccagaaacagcaaaaataaaggacTTATTATTTAGGGACAAGTTATTCCCAGTGTGGGcggtgggttggtttggttttttaattcagtgagaACTAAGCTCTGAGATTTACATGTCCTGAGCTGGAGACTGCTTCAAATTTGCAGTGACTGTTCAAAACACATTAATTACAAAAGATATGTACATCCATATAAAGTTGAAAAATTAGTGACTTATGTACATGAGAAGAAATCAATTTTTCTTGCGTCTACTCCTTGTCAGCTCATACCTGCAAGACAGACACAATAAGTAATTATAGCAGTTAAAGactttctttaaagttttaaCTGGCACAACAGGGAGAACTTGGGCTACTTTAGTGCTTGGGCTTCATAGGTGGCCTGGCAAAGGAGGCTTCGGAGATGGCCTCAAACTTCAGCTCTTTACCAGGAACTTTGGACATGTCATTTTTCTCCTACTCCCATAATTGCCATATCCTTACGTGAGACACAGGCACCAGCTCGGCCAGCA from Accipiter gentilis chromosome 1, bAccGen1.1, whole genome shotgun sequence includes these protein-coding regions:
- the CEP70 gene encoding centrosomal protein of 70 kDa isoform X6, coding for MRHGLKPVSLAAPQSCRNISDMIVLDSQSSLGIRLALKTLVEDTDRQQKMMQGLMEANRHLRDEIRQERGRASRQEQRANDLENVVKNIKSKICQLEDETIAKVCQQQNQVRELQKDQQISQAKYQQQQEKLQEQEEIIARLQKELCKVGMEEQRRVAAQNKMFCRFCKRAPKSLLDQQFLCLIDYYESQISQMKKELRQYKKDEDQVQREVKSKEEFLNLDATPNYRALLTSFQKQLVETKARNEQLLLENINLKKDLEIRPTAQELKLYKHQVKKLEKALKKTIQSSGSSNGERTEEKKEPESTAGVDQLQAVCQQYLQVLSHIDSILRSPRAPPLIYRRSKGPVQNYIKENGQECGFEHLPLTIEMWADQLMALKDLHRSLRKLCLELVPCHTADPQDNRESIRVEDLQFIVDAILEEIENKEKNSQTPSLPTLFAIVSHFQKLFDVNSLNGVYPRMNEVYTKLGEMTNAMRNLHELLELDSSAPPTVVVDTVGKLCDIINENMTEQVQQLLGTQDIHSIISKLEEHECFFPPFQALIQDLLCLLEISNLDDILPTVQNLKLVAS
- the CEP70 gene encoding centrosomal protein of 70 kDa isoform X5 — encoded protein: MTELQQEKAEWENLNKLLMRHGLKPVSLAAPQSCRNISDMIVLDSQSSLGIRLALKTLVEDTDRQQKMMQGLMEANRHLRDEIRQERGRASRQEQRANDLENVVKNIKSKICQLEDETIAKVCQQQNQVRELQKDQQISQAKYQQQQEKLQEQEEIIARLQKELCKVGMEEQRRVAAQNKMFCRFCKRAPKSLLDQQFLCLIDYYESQISQMKKELRQYKKDEDQVQREVKSKEEFLNLDATPNYRALLTSFQKQLVETKARNEQLLLENINLKKDLEIRPTAQELKLYKHQVKKLEKALKKTIQSSGSSNGERTEEKKEPESTAGVDQLQAVCQQYLQVLSHIDSILRSPRAPPLIYRRSKGPVQNYIKENGQECGFEHLPLTIEMWADQLMALKDLHRSLRKLCLELVPCHTADPQDNRESIRVEDLQFIVDAILEEIENKEKNSQTPSLPTLFAIVSHFQKLFDVNSLNGVYPRMNEVYTKLGEMTNAMRNLHELLELDSSAPPTVVVDTVGKLCDIINENMTEQVQQLLGTQDIHSIISKLEEHECFFPPFQALIQDLLCLLEISNLDDILPTVQNLKLVAS